GCACCGGCGTTGTCCGTTGATTGAGCGCGACAAGGCGCACTGTTGCGATCTGCCCGGTGACCACGCTGTCGATCTCGGTGCGCGGGATCTGTGCCTCGATGATCAGCGGAGCATCCGCGGGCAAAATCTCGGCAATCTGTTCGCCAGTTTCGATCACCCCGCCCGGCGTGTGGTGATGAAGCCGCACCACTGTGCCGGTCACCGGGGCACGCACAACGGCACGGGCCAGAACGCTGCGGGCCTGGCGGGCTTTTTCACGCACACTTTCGAGGTCGGCTTCAATCACGCCCAACTCGTCCAGCGCGGCCTCGCGATAGGCTGAGCGGGTGCGCAGAATCTGCTCTTCATACTTCAGCAACATCTGGTTGACCTCAGCCGTTTCAGCGCGCAAACGCGCCAGTTGACCCTCGGCCTCGGCCTGTACCCGGCGGATCGTATTTAGATCACCTTTGCGCACCAAGCCTTTCTCAAACAGTGAGAATTTTGTTTCGTACTCTTCCTCGAGTATCTCCGATCGCCGCTCCATGCTGATCAGTTGCGCTTCGAACCCCGACGCGCGAATTTTCAACGCCTCCATGTTGCGCTGAAGCAGCGCAATATCGTTCAGCAATGTCTTGCGCGACACATCAAAGCTGAGTTTCTGATTGTCGAGAATCGTCATGACTTCGACGTCATCCGACGCCTCGATCAATCCGGGTGAAAACACGAGGTTTTCCTGTTCGCTATGCTCGGCCAGCAACCGTTCGGTCATGGCCTGAAGGCGAAGTTTGCGAATGAACAATTCGCGTTCACTCGCCTCGGCCGAGGTCTGATCCAAAGTCATCATGATCTGTCCGGCTTGAACAGATTCACCTTCCGAGACCAGAATGTTCTCGATGATACCGCCTTCCAAATGCTGCACGATCTTGTTGCGGCCGGTCGCGACAAAGCTGCCTTGCGCGATGACTGCAGCGGCCAGAGGTGCACGGAAGGACCAGACGCCAAAGCCGCCAAAACAGACAATAAGCATGATAAAGCCAATCACGATGAATTTGGTGATCGAGCGCGGAACTTCAGAGTACCAAAGACCGCCTTCATCGGTGCGTGCCACGTCGTTCATCGCTTAATCCCCCTTGCCCTGTATTTCGGGCGGTTGCTGGCGCGGCCCGTTGAGCTGTTCCAGCACCTGTTCGCGCTGCCCGAACAGCGCCACGCGCCCATCGGTCAGCAGCATGATCTTGTCGACAACATTCAACAGAGTCGGCTTTTGCGTAATCACTACAACGGTGATCTTGCTTTCCTTTGCTTGCTGAATTGCGCGCGCAAGCGCCTTGTCACCTGCCACGTCGAGGTTCGAATT
The Ruegeria sp. SCSIO 43209 genome window above contains:
- a CDS encoding HlyD family type I secretion periplasmic adaptor subunit — its product is MNDVARTDEGGLWYSEVPRSITKFIVIGFIMLIVCFGGFGVWSFRAPLAAAVIAQGSFVATGRNKIVQHLEGGIIENILVSEGESVQAGQIMMTLDQTSAEASERELFIRKLRLQAMTERLLAEHSEQENLVFSPGLIEASDDVEVMTILDNQKLSFDVSRKTLLNDIALLQRNMEALKIRASGFEAQLISMERRSEILEEEYETKFSLFEKGLVRKGDLNTIRRVQAEAEGQLARLRAETAEVNQMLLKYEEQILRTRSAYREAALDELGVIEADLESVREKARQARSVLARAVVRAPVTGTVVRLHHHTPGGVIETGEQIAEILPADAPLIIEAQIPRTEIDSVVTGQIATVRLVALNQRTTPVLEGEVYYVSADSLVEDSAGMPQEVYLARISLTTEEMGRVRGFVPTPGMPAEIMIQTEERTFAAYIAKPVVDSMSRAFREH